The genome window TTATCCAGTAGGCATTCTTTAACAGTAACTGCGAATTTTCTTCGTCAAAATAATAGGTTCACTCAAAACATGTACTTCAAATACGGATGACACATGTtgactttgataccaaattgaatcatgtgctccatctcaactaaaatgCTAAACTGATGGTTGGATTCCACACttaatatttatgtattatatgctcaacatttaTTACCAACTTCATTAGTATATTGATAAGCATGCATTTTTTATGTGTCATTTCAACtctattctttttcttcttggAGGAGGTAAAAGACTAAAAGGTGTGAACATTTACGTGACATTAAATAACAATATTTCACATGTTGAATTGTTGATGAAATAATGGATCCGTACTAATTGAGATAAATATGTatgatcatttaaaaaaaatagccaTATTATTGAGTTGGTTAAGAAAATAGTATGTGTAGTACTGTAGTATATTGTGATTGTTGTTACATTTACGTTACTACCCGGTCTAtccttaagaaaaaaatattgtgattaaaaaattataatcgtACCATCTGCAACTATTTGTATACACATAAATTTATATCTAAGAACTTCTTCAATACAACTCCTGTAAACCTATAATAACATATGAATTAGTTCATAATACTGTCTTTATTGTTCCACCTGTTTTTGGTACTTTTTTTGGTACTTAATCATTCCAAATTGGAGTTGATCGAGAGCAAAGGAAATTTACCAGGCAAAAATAAGAAGCATGTAATAGTCTGAACtagggctgttagcgaacagagctttcgacaaactactcgtgttcgagctcggtaagcgttcgtttatgttcgtttattaaggtaaacgaacattaacaaacaaaatttagagctcggttaataaacgaacagagtgtgaacagtggtaagctcgtttcctaagtgttcgcgaacaagctcgttcgTGTTCGTCTAGtattgttcgcgaacaagctcgtttagtgttcgtttaataatgttcgcaaaCAAGCTcatttagtgttcgtttaataatgttcgcaaacatgtttacaaacatatatgaacgtatattatttattgttcacgaacaaattgtgttcataaacatgtgcatgtgtttggttattaagtgttcacgaacgtgttcattaaCGTAAATGagcatgtttgtgaacgtgcttgttaacgtttgcgaacacgttcgtgaacttGTTCGTTaatgttaacgaacacgttcgtggacgtgttcgcgaacgttaacgatcgaacactaacgaacgcttaacaaacgaacacgaacaggattttcaaaaaccttaacaaacgaacacgaacacaaacaccccaaaatccttaacaaacgaacacgaacagcctccgttcgtttatgttcggttcgttaacagccctagtCTGAACATAAGGGGAGTACAGTATGGCActaacttggtaaccacaaaattttaaattcaaccCTAGTAAGAATGATCCATTGACcaactttttttatttgaatttgtcAACTATGAACAATATAAGTTTGTgacaaaaattgtcaaaaagATAAAATCGTCCACCCCAAGCGCCCTCACACTTTGACATGAAAGagtaaatcatggtgactcaaGTGACTAATAGAAGATAGACTTTTGATCACTACGCACAAGGAACTTCCTTCATTTTGAGATATTGCTCCCACACTACCAATCCTTGGTttcttgtgacaaatttcaccTCTGCAACCAGTTAAACTATCCATACCGGTAAAGATCACAAGGCAAGATTTTGCCACTACATATGATAGTAAATGTGGGGTTTCccgtcactaaaaaaaaataaaaaatcagagTACATACATAACCACGCAATTGACTGGCAGCAGGACCTCCAAGTAATACCAGaatgaacaacaacaaaaccaGGACCACACAAACCTGTGCCATATATGTTTCATGCATGTTTCTGATCTTACATATTACAAATGTATTACAAATGAGAGAATTTCACCCGGGATGATTCATATCGCGGGTTTGATCGGAGGTTTCGCATTGATAATGTATGTAAGACTAAAACAAAGTTTATGCACAATAGCCCAAAGCTTAATGGCCACGCGATAATATCATGCATCATGACAGTATCAAGCGGAGAATATCCCCGGAATACTTGAATGACTTCTCAGTCTCTTCCAAGCAATGGTTCTTCTCCTCTCTAGTCCAGCTCTGCCAAATAAAAAACATTCAAAAAATGCGTTAGGTAACCAGATATGGAAGGAAGGATCAATTCGAAGACAGAAAGAATGGTTAGGGCATCGCAGAACAATAAGTAACGTCAATTTGGCAAGTCGAGAAGAGAATTTAGGATATTACTTCAGTAACTTTATTCAGCTTGTCCTTAACATTCTGCAGCAGTTGTTTAACGTCGCCATCCCATTTATAGAACTCCAGCTCTTTGTTGTTGAGTATCATTTCTGACACCTGAATCGAGCAATAGAAGTTGCAAAGGGTCTCAACATCGGTATTATCCATTAGAGGACTCTTAGATAAAGTTTAGGTTTAGTATAATAAAGCAACGTGTCTAAAATGCGTAAATCAATTCGTTACAATCGTGATAACAGCTCACCTTTCTCCCAATCATGCGACCGCCAGCCGTATGTGCAAAGTATGTGTTATAAAAGTGGCAAATGAATGCCTGAGGATCCTTTTCAGCCAGCTCTTCAAGATAACGAGCATAGCTGACACCGGGAGTTGAAGGTTCCGGGATGGCATAGCCTTGCTGCCTAAACCATTCCAAATCTTTAGCCAGGCTCTCCGACCTTTCTAATCCCGTGTTCCTGAACTCAGCATCTGAATCCAAAGTACAACATTTATTAAACatttgcatacatacatacaaaatCATTCATTTACCCAGGACTGATTACAGCACTTAGAAAATCTGGAAAGCTATCAAAGCACACAATCGAAAACTACACAATCAATATAAACCAAGAAAGTAATAGAATCtcacaataaaaacaaaatatcaacCAAGACATTTCCATCGAAGGTTGATAAATATCAAGGGTTCAAACATTGCGTTTAATGCATCTCAACAGAATACATGTATGCAGTAGTAAGAAAGACGTCAGCGTTCAACCTCAATCCACAGAACCAGACATAAAGTTTGTAAATCTATCATCTACCGATCAACTCAAGAAGGCAAATGGTCTTTCAATGCAAGGTAACAAAGTATGAGCATGCGTCTAAACTACAGCTCCAAGCGGGCAGGGAGacaatattgtttttatacGAGAAATAGTACATCAATTTTTAATGGAATATGTTTACTTAAGTTTTGTCTAATTTGTATCATTATCTTCTTCTACTTTTAACCAGACGAGTTTACATCACTCCTTGCCATTGCAAGAGTTCTCGTCTATACTCTATAGTGCAatgttttacattatttaaggaaatggggaaaaaaataaaaaatcagctTTAAGCCTCAAATTGCCCGAAATTTCATCCTTATGACCATTAAAAGAGCTTGAATAAGACAGGGTACCTGTGTTCTTGAGTTTTGTCTTCCTCAAATTTGCACTCAACCTTTTCCAATATAATTTAAACACTAACAGTACAAATCAGCTCAGCTTCGAACTTTCTTTTTGCTCTGTCTCAATCTTCAGTGCCTTAATAGTACACACATTCACTACATTTCATTCAATTTGTTGCTCACAATTTTCTTAGGGCCATAGGGGTAACTCGAGGTTTGCAGCATTAAAAATAAGTTTTCATGTGTTATCCAAGTACCAAAACTTCATCTACTGaatcaaagaaatagttttGCAATAATCATTTCACAATAGCAGATTTAACAACACCTAAACACATTAACCTTATCCTGAAACACCACACGCACACCCTTTCACTTATCTGCAATGATATAAGTATATGATGCCGGGAGAAAAGAAAAACGAAGCAGACAATAGAAACCCGCACCACAATTAAAGCTTATATAAAGAACAGTAGAAAATCATGTCTCCTGAAACATAAAAACTCTAATTAATTAACAGCAAAAGGCAGCAGCTAGTGAAATGAGAAAggaattaacatataaaatcatTGAGCCCTAAAATGCAGTGGGGTGGGCAAGTTTAATCATAAAAAACCAGAGCATAAATATTTCACTAACAGCAACTAATTTCTCATATTAGATACAGTTCTTCAAACTTCAAAGCTAAAcctttagaaataaaaataaaacagaaacaagaaaaaataacaataagtATTAGAATCACTATAATGACAATGAACCAGTAAGAAACAACCACAAAAAAGCCCTATACTAATAACATTCACATCATAACCAAGCAACCAAAGATCAGTACAATACACTTAGAAGCCATTAGAAGCCAGACATGAAAAAAGGAAACTTACATTCAGGAAAAGGAGCTTTTTCCACAATATTCTCCAAAGTATCATAAACCAATTTGCTATCCACCAAGAATTTCAAGTACCCTTCAACAGTTGGCTCCCACTTAGCCAGAGGCTGGCCTTCAGTTTCCTTCTCCCCCTCCCTAGCCTGGTCCCTAGTGTGCAGCTTCATAGCTACAAACCTCATCTCCTCCACAAACCCTTTAGCCTCCCCAGGGTACCTCTTTTTGGCCTTCTCTGCAGTGGTTGTAGCTACAACCACAAGCATCTTGGATTTTCTCGCAGAAAGCCATGAGCTTTGAGGGATTCCTTGAATGGGTACTGAGAAAAACTGGGTTTGCGGCTTTTTCAGTACAGCCAAACGGGTGTTAACTAGAAAACGCTGGGATTGAGATATTGGCGATATAGAAGCCATTAGATCATCAAAGGCAAGATTCTCCAATCGAATATTCAGACTTAGAGCGCAAACCACGGATTAACCCTCTTCTCCACTGTGGAAATCAAATGGCTGCTGAATATTTCTTGAATTCTTTGCTTTCTACTCCGTTGTCGTACACTCGTACTTGGTTATTTGCTTTAGAGGCCTGGACTCTGGAGTTTTCTTGAAGACAACTACACCAACAAGTAACAAGCCAATATGCCATAGAAAATTATCAACAGGAATAATAAGAAAGGGAAAAAGTAGAGAATATTATTAaactaacataatttttattcttattataatataataacaatattaactAAGACTCACCTTTAAATCCATATTATATTCAGACTAATATCTGTTCATGTTGGATCAGTATGGATTAATCTCTGTTCACATCGGACCAGTCTAATTAAAGAATGAGAGTACACAATTATTCATGCCAAACTGGttaaattttcattataaaTTGCTTTCTCGtgtttcttgtttctttaagttactacttttgtatttaataggTATTCTTCTCCCAAACATTTAATTGGTATTCTTGACAAGGTAATTACGTGATATATTTGGTAGCTAGGATGATTTTTGTTAGATCTGAACAGTTTGAGGCTGTCATTTTCCTATTTTGGTTGGATATGCTTTGTGGAATTGTGGAGTATAGAATGAAACATGTTGACCATGGGATTTGCATTGGCATCTTTGATTTCATTTTCGaaattttaaaggaaaattttGGTAATTTATATAAGGTGCATATAAAACCTTAGTTGATTTCCCTTTAACAAAAAAGTTAGATAATTCTAATTTTGTCGGACTAATTTTAAGCCCGCAATATTCTGCTCTTAAAttgaattccttttttttttttttgaaaggaattgAATTCCTTTTTTTTAGGAGTGAAGAAGTGGAATTATTTGTTTAATAGAGTGGTCTATTGGTTAGTCCCTCGTGTTACaataattgttattatatttaaaatttatgtgttttaatttttatgtatctCTTTTAGTTCAAATTATACATGTAGAGTACTCACCGAGCATGACTCGCATATACAaggattgatttttttaattttacatttgtaTTTACTGTTATTATCAAGCTTTTAAATATGTAAGGTATGTCTattctaattattaatttaaatttttaattaaaataatacacattttaatttatttttaaagttaaactaTGTCCATATCGGACTTGTAACCCATGAGATGGCACATCTTgaacatataacatataaaatataagaaattttacAGTATcgtacataaaaatatcatacaaCTTGTTAATTAGTTGAACTTGGAGCAGACCTTTCTGATCTCCCCTTGTGTGCCAGTCTTAACCTCAATGCTACTCATCTTGATCATGGCTTTTTGAAACTCAAAATCAAACCTAAGCCCCAGCAATCCCCTAATGGTTCCTGCATATTTCTCCACGATTTTTCGCGTCGATTCGTCGCCCCACAGCCTCTGATCTGATTCAAGAACCCCATTCCCATCCCTCACATTCTTGAAGAAGCTCACATCAAAACCAAGCTGGGTGTCTTTGTCCAGAGCCACCTTCTTTGAGGGATCCCCATTTTTGGGGCAAAGAGTTTGGAGCTGTGTCAAGAATGCTTGGTTTATGCTTGGGTCTGCATTCCCAGTTGCTGTGAAGTTGTATAAACGGTACCTGAAGAATAAACAGTCTGTTTGGCCTATGGTGTGTGCACCTGCATACATTCATTTATGCCCTGTATCAGCCATGCTCAATTAAAAAAGTGATCGAGAATTACACTTTTAGACATTGAGTTATAGATTAATAGTGAATGCACGATTATATCGCTACTTTTAGTCACAATAATATTCTATTGATgatgattatttttaaatttgtactgttatgatttttcaaaaattttagtttagtttcagagttaataatataatttgacatCCTACTTATTTTCTCCGCCCAAATCACACTCTAATTCTATTACTTAATGCAAAGTATTGACCTTCATtgaattaataagaaattaaaaacgTCAAGGATTGATGATAAgagtattaaaattttttgacaCATATTAACGAAAAGAGCAAAAGCGTTATTTTGTTAACAACTTTGATgtctaaaaatagtaaaaaccATAATATAGGAACTGAATTGGCTAGtactaaaagtgcaattttttctTTGAGAAATATGTATGTTTCAATCTGGCTGCATAGCGCAGTGGATTAGCGTGTCTGACTTCGGATCAGAAGGTCGTGGGTTCGACTCCCACTGTGGTCAatattcaacatatatatacaaaaatattaattcattaaaagGGAAAGTTGAGCAACTATTCTTGGATTAGTGATACTATGGTTTTTACttgttattcaaaaaaaatatgtgcAGTTGGATTATGAATATATGCTTACCAACGAGTGTAACAAGATCATGATCATCAAGACCTTTAGCTGCAAATTTTTGCCTCTGAACATCAATGGAATCAAAAGGTGAAGGTAGATTTGAGGCTTCAGATGATTTAGAGATTCTTCCATCCCTTCTTCCAGTAGGCACTCCCCAACTTGGACCACTACTCTGTTATTCATTTCATTATATTCacggaagaaagaaagaatgatTGGTCTTTATTAACTAATGATTGAATGACATATAGAAAGAATTTTTATGCAAACACAGTATACTGTGAGTATATGACTCTAATTGATTACCAAGTCAACTGCGTCTCGAGCAGCCAAAGCTAATATATCAGCACACGAAACAGTGGTTGGGCATAAAGCTTCGAGCTGCGATTTTGCATCCTCGATCACTTCAAACCCTCTTAATCCCGTATTAGGCAATGCGACTCTCTCAGCCGAGCTCCCCGAAATCAAAACAGAACCATCACAACCCTGATCAGATCAACTAAATATcacttttagtttttcaattatatatagtgAAGTTTTCATATTATAATTACGTACTCGATCGGGTTTTAATTTGTAACTATATAAACAAATGACAAActtgcatacatacatacccgaACAAAACAATCGTGGAAATGAAGGCGAAGCAAGGCGGCTGCAATGGTAGGATCTTTGTTGAAGTGTGCTTCAACTGTAGACCTTACAATGGACTCGGCTTGGGGGCAGGAAGAGGAATAGAATCCAGTTCTGAGTTCTCCCTGGGCTGATGCACGGAAAACAGTTACTAAGATCACTACAAGAACCAAACACCAATTTCCCATTATTTGCTCTCTCCTCTCTAGATAGCTACTTCCTATGGAAAAAGTGGGCTAAGCTAGCTTCATCAGTAGTTTTCAACGTTGGGATATCATTGATATGATTAGTAGTACTTTGATCTATTTATAGCTACAGAATGGATTGGAGTGTGGAGAcaaactatttttaatttgagtgtCATTTGATGGATCCCATTACCTTCCTTGAGTGGAAGCAAATGTGTACAACCTTCCTTGAGTGGAAGATTAAATTAAAATGGGTGTGCAATAAcgattttggaaaaaaattactttaaaatgGGATTCAATTGAAGATTACTTAGATTAATCTTATCTAGTAGGATACATATGTCAATACAatatgcaaacaaaaaaaaggtgTTAATCGACTGATTGATGTCACGAATGAAGGCAGCAATAAAAGTTGGAGGTTCAAATTTCACTGGAAACATGAATGGAAAAGGCTCAAATGATGTGTGACGATGTAATGTATGGATTGAGTCCCTTGTGCGTGCATAAAAACTATGATCTAACTGATGGGCTAATTGTGCGACTCCAAGCTACTGGCCAGCATGGTTTAGCTAAACATGGTTTTTACATGTGGATCCATAATTAATAATGGACCCAAGTCTAAAACGGCAACATGTTATATCAAGTCATTAAAAGGGTCAATCAGTGCATCATGTTTAATGACATTAATCTTatactatatttataatatttgttctatatgttTATAAGCCTAAACATTATGGCAAATTCTCATATGAGACTGTCTCACAAATCCTGATCCATGAGATGGGTCGAGTTTTTGATAAGTAATATATTTTCCcacataagtatatatattacaattttcatcataagtaacactttaattcttaatattatattttgatttaaaagtagtgttacatttttcatcGTAGTCTGCTAATATTTATAAGATttatgtgtttatttatttagttattttgattatttaattttactaactTTGTGTTGTTTATTAGACATTATTCAATTGCAAATGGTAGGTATTTACAACTAGTATACAATGTAATAAGACCCAATATTATATTgcctttgtttatatgtgtgaCGCAATAAAAGATCCATTATGGATGAAGGTTGAAGCACTAAGCAGCTGTCTTTTTGTTGTGCACTAAGCACAAGCTTTTAGTTTTAGGCACGTGTACTTTGCAGAACGAATATACTACATAATACATAGTATTTAATTTGTGCATGTAAATTGTGAAGAAGCTAAGGCCACTAGATCGAGTGTGTAAATTAggtattcaaaatatataattacaaaaatgttcATGTGGAACAATGTGAGAATGGAAATAGAAAATTCTTTGAATGCATAATATATTGAATTAAACATCTCACTACAGATAATCCGAATTCATTCTGACTTGATTCGAATCGGACGTAGACCCCTcaaaactttacctaaaaatgattattttaacCAGCCTTGAACTTGCGCATTCAAGCTAATTAAGCTTTAATGGTGGATGGAGAGTCAAGAAATTTGTTAATTGG of Ipomoea triloba cultivar NCNSP0323 chromosome 3, ASM357664v1 contains these proteins:
- the LOC116012471 gene encoding peroxidase 25, which produces MGNWCLVLVVILVTVFRASAQGELRTGFYSSSCPQAESIVRSTVEAHFNKDPTIAAALLRLHFHDCFVRGCDGSVLISGSSAERVALPNTGLRGFEVIEDAKSQLEALCPTTVSCADILALAARDAVDLSSGPSWGVPTGRRDGRISKSSEASNLPSPFDSIDVQRQKFAAKGLDDHDLVTLVGAHTIGQTDCLFFRYRLYNFTATGNADPSINQAFLTQLQTLCPKNGDPSKKVALDKDTQLGFDVSFFKNVRDGNGVLESDQRLWGDESTRKIVEKYAGTIRGLLGLRFDFEFQKAMIKMSSIEVKTGTQGEIRKVCSKFN
- the LOC116014423 gene encoding heme oxygenase 1, chloroplastic-like; the encoded protein is MASISPISQSQRFLVNTRLAVLKKPQTQFFSVPIQGIPQSSWLSARKSKMLVVVATTTAEKAKKRYPGEAKGFVEEMRFVAMKLHTRDQAREGEKETEGQPLAKWEPTVEGYLKFLVDSKLVYDTLENIVEKAPFPEYAEFRNTGLERSESLAKDLEWFRQQGYAIPEPSTPGVSYARYLEELAEKDPQAFICHFYNTYFAHTAGGRMIGRKVSEMILNNKELEFYKWDGDVKQLLQNVKDKLNKVTESWTREEKNHCLEETEKSFKYSGDILRLILS